GACTTCCAGGTGTCATCAAAGTAGTTGTGCTGCATATACCGCTTGGCACTGTCGATGGTTTTGTTGAGTTCTTGCGCATAAAAGGTATCAACATCCTGATAGGTTTCGTATTTGAGATAATCTTCAAGACCGAGCGGGTTGATCAGTATCAGCGCTGCCGTCGTATTTGGAAACATCAAACCAAAGCGCATTGCCAGCATGCCTCCCATTGAATGCCCAAGAATCACCGGTTGTTGAATACCAAGGTGATCGATCAGGTTATGGGTGTTGTTAGCCAGTGCTTCGAAAGAGTATTGATAACCGCCCGGCATGGTAGAGCGGCCAAAACCGACTTGATCCGGCAATAGAACACCATAGCCGAGTTTATGTAGCGCACGAGCTGTGGGAATCAGGTAGTCACCGTTAAAGTTTTTGCCATGTAAGAGAACGACTGTTGGTTGTTTGTTGGCGGACGGTAGATATCGATAAGCCATCGATAGTGACTGTTGCTGAGATTGAATGGGGAACATTTGAACCGGCATATCTGGTATGCAAGGCAAGTCAGTTTCACACTGCGACGCTGTGGTTGTTTTTGTGTGTGGCNCTTCGGCAACTACAAAGCCGCTGCTCACCATTATCATTACGATCAACAGCCACTGGGCGATTGGCTGGTGCTGGTTTTTCAGTTGACTATTTGTTGCGATGTTCACTGTTAACTCCTGTATTTAGTGCGAGACGTGAGCCTCTATTACTTGCTTTAGTTTCAGAGTGATATCTAGCTGATAGAGAGCACGAATTGGTTGTCGACCCCGCAGAAACCGCAGCAATATAAGTTGCTTCTTAGATGTACTTTAATGCTTTAGGAGGCATCAATATATCATTGAGCTATATAGAATGTCGTTTTTATTGATAACGAATCTCATTTAAAATTGAGTAGTACCTCCCATTCCTGTGTCCAAACCGTTAATCACCACCAATAAGCAGCCAAGTCATTCACAAGTCAATCCAACACTGAACGGAGCAACCAACGTATGCTTACCAGTATCGTGATTAGAACCTTGAATGAGGCGAGGTTCCTGGGCGAAGCCCTGACTGCCATTGAAAATCAAACCGTTAAATCCGAAAGCATAGAGATCGTCATTGTGGATTCTGGCTCCACGGACGACACACTCGACATCGCCAGATCCCACCATTGCAAAATCGTGCAAATGAAAAAGGAGGATTTCACCTTCGGGCGTGCGCTGAATGTTGGATGCGCGGCGGCTTCCGGTGAGTATCTCGTGTTTCTTAGTGGCCATTGCATTCCCACAACGGGCGAGTGGTTAGCCAATCTGATTGCGCCGCTGGAAAGCGGTGAAGCGGTATACACTTATGGACGACAAGAAGGCAGTCAGCTTTCTGCCTATTCTGAGATCCAGCACTTCAATAAGTACTTCCCCGCGNCGGCCGAAGTTCGCCCGATGAAGGGGTTTTCGAACAACGCCAATGCGGCATTAACTCGCTCTGTATGGAAGCGGTATCCCTTTGATGAAGCATTAACCGGACTTGAAGATATGGCGTTAGCGAAGGAGCTGCTCGCAAATTCCTATCGGGTTACT
This genomic window from BD1-7 clade bacterium contains:
- the valG gene encoding Validoxylamine A glucosyltransferase, whose amino-acid sequence is MLTSIVIRTLNEARFLGEALTAIENQTVKSESIEIVIVDSGSTDDTLDIARSHHCKIVQMKKEDFTFGRALNVGCAAASGEYLVFLSGHCIPTTGEWLANLIAPLESGEAVYTYGRQEGSQLSAYSEIQHFNKYFPAXAEVRPMKGFSNNANAALTRSVWKRYPFDEALTGLEDMALAKELLANSYRVTYQADASVYHIHTETFAQTTHRYQREAYALCDISPLIQFNLLDVVQYTVKGIWSDLYHASDEGCLDANWKSIFAYRFAQYWGTFKGNQQSRIDALRAKRAYFDPLDGKI
- the lip1 gene encoding Lipase 1, translated to MNIATNSQLKNQHQPIAQWLLIVMIMVSSGFVVAEXPHTKTTTASQCETDLPCIPDMPVQMFPIQSQQQSLSMAYRYLPSANKQPTVVLLHGKNFNGDYLIPTARALHKLGYGVLLPDQVGFGRSTMPGGYQYSFEALANNTHNLIDHLGIQQPVILGHSMGGMLAMRFGLMFPNTTAALILINPLGLEDYLKYETYQDVDTFYAQELNKTIDSAKRYMQHNYFDDTWKSTYNSSLDLLRSQLKSGDWPRIAWNNALTYDMIFTGPVIYEIDQLPMPVWLVIGDRDKTAPGKPWQKKGSQYQLGNFPVLGKKAVARLPNGKLEMMENIGHVPMLENAREFKTVLRKILQQIKR